The genomic segment AGACAACTCTAAGCCCCACCAGGCCACCCCAATCCTGCCCAAAGAAAGTCGCTTTCTGAAGATTCAAGCGGCGGACCAGTTCTACCATTGTGTCGATATGGAGTTGGTAGCTGTAGTCGTCCTTTGCGGCTAGCTTATCCGAGCGCCCAAAGCCAATCATGTCGGGTGCGATCACCCGGTGACCCGCCGCAGTCAGTACCGGGATCATTGTCCTGAACAAATAGCTCCAGGTAGGTTCGCCATGCAGAAGAAAAATGGGGTCGCCGTCGCGCGGCCCTTCGTCCAGGTAGTGAACACGCAGGCCATTAATCTGCAGGTAATTTGGCTGAAACGGGTAACCGCTGAGATTCTCGAAGTCGCTGTCAGGCGTACGGAAGACGCCTGGCGCGACTTCATCAGCCTTAACCAGAGGTGCGAGCACGAACAGCAGTGTCACCAGTAAGCGAATCATATTTTCCCCCTGGCCCGTTAGGGTTCGTATTACGAGTTAAGCGGGAGATTACTGTGCTCCCCCGGCCTAAGGCAACAGTGACGTGATCTGAGACCGGCACCCTTTGGTGTCCATGTTGTCACTCACAAATTTTAATATCATAATATATGCTATATTATTGGCTTGATGTAGCGAAATCAAAAAGTGCAGCTATTGCTCTACTGCGCTCGCTGGTATCGCTGCCATACCCTCAAAGAGCTGGACGCCACCGCCGGGCAAAAGTGCGTGTATTCGGAGATCGTTGATGACGCTTTTAGATTATCAACTGCCTCAGACGGTCTATTACGAACATTCAAATTTTCCCTGTGAGTATGGCGCTGGACGCCGTCAGAAACACGCTCGCACGAGCGGGCTAAATATCCAACCTGGAGAGAAGCTTTGCGCCACTACACGGAGACTTGAATCCGTCAAATGGGTCATTTTTTCGTTGAAACAGATACGGTTGAGTCGAATCGGTAGCGCGATCGATTTCCAGTTGATTCGCAGTGCCCTGCGGCTTAGTGTGTGGCGCTTGCGGGCAAGCCTGCAGAACGCAGTAACAACAGAATCACCAGCAGAAATACTGACAGAAATACTCAGCTAAAACAGCAAAAATACCCAACTACACCATTAAACCCGTAACGAGGGAAAACACATGACAATTGATTTTTCGCAACTGTTCAGCATCTCAGGAAAGACCGCGCTGGTAACCGGCGGGTCCCGCGGCATCGGTGAGATGATTGCCGCCGGTTTTCTGGCCAGTGGCTGCAAGGTGTATATCAGTTCGCGCAAGGCGGATGTCTGTGAAGCGACGGCTGCGCGCTTGGCACGGGAGTATGGTGGTGAGTGCATAGCGCTGCCGGCAGACCTGTCCACCGTCGTCGGCGCGCAAGCCTTGGCTGCTGAGCTGGCGAAGCGCGAGCAGCGGCTGGACATTCTAGTTAACAATGCCGGTGCCTCTTGGGGTGCTCCCATCGACGAGTTTCCGGAGAACGGCTGGGACAAGGTGATGGATACCAATGTAAAGGGCGTATTTTTCCTGACCCAGAAGTTGTTGCCACTGTTGCGTGTCGCCGGGGACGCCGACGACCCCGCCCGGGTGATCAATATCGGTTCAGTGGATGGTCTGCAGTCTTCTCAATTTGATGTGTTCAGCTACGGCGCCTCCAAAGCAGCTGTGCATCACCTGACCCGCTTTCTCGCGGCTCACCTGACCCGTGAGAACATCATCTGCAACGCTATTGCCCCTGGCCCATTCCCCACCTGGATGTTGAGCACTGGCGTGGGCTTTGGCGGTGCCACCGAGGACGTAGATTGGGAGAGCGTGGGGAACGCAAACCCCAGGGGACGTGTGGGCACGGCAGAAGACATAGCCGGCCTGGCCATCTATCTCTGTTCGCGCGCGGGAGCCTACGTGGTGGGCGAAACCATTTGCTGTGATGGTGGTTCAGTAAACACCGCTTGAGGAGAGAGGAAGGAAATTTGGTCTTTGCCAGTAGCGCGGCAATCGACTGGGTAGCGGCGCTGGAAATGTTCTCACTCGCAGAGAAAATCGGCTTTGAATCGGCCATTTACTGCTGGCGATAACGGTTAGGCGTGATCCCATTCCAGCGCACAAATGCTCGGCGAAAGCTCACCGTCTCGGAATAGTCCAGCAGGTGTGCGATGTCGGCGATGGTCAACTCGGTCTTGGCTAGATACTCTCTGGCAAGCAAATCCCTGATTTCGTCGAAGGCAGATCTAAAAC from the Candidatus Marimicrobium litorale genome contains:
- a CDS encoding SDR family oxidoreductase, whose product is MTIDFSQLFSISGKTALVTGGSRGIGEMIAAGFLASGCKVYISSRKADVCEATAARLAREYGGECIALPADLSTVVGAQALAAELAKREQRLDILVNNAGASWGAPIDEFPENGWDKVMDTNVKGVFFLTQKLLPLLRVAGDADDPARVINIGSVDGLQSSQFDVFSYGASKAAVHHLTRFLAAHLTRENIICNAIAPGPFPTWMLSTGVGFGGATEDVDWESVGNANPRGRVGTAEDIAGLAIYLCSRAGAYVVGETICCDGGSVNTA